GtatcctgaacaaaaatataaactcaacatggaacgatttcaaatgttttattgagttacagttcatataaggaaatcagtcaatttaaataaatgaattaggccctattctatggatttcacatgactgggaataccgatatgcatctgttggtcacagatacctttaaaaaaaatggggtgcttggatcagaaaaccagtcattatctggtgtgaccaccatttgtctcatgcagcgtgacagatctccttcgcatagaattgatcaggctgttgattgtggcctgtggaatgttgtcccactcctcttcaatggctgtgcaaagttatATTTGATATTGTctagaactggaacacgctgtcgtacacatcaatcCATAGCATCCCAAACCTGTTCAATGGGTGacttgtctggtgagtatgcaggccatggaagaactgggacattttcagcttccaggaattgtacacagatccttgcgacatggggccgtgcattatcatgctgaaacatgaggtgatggcggcagattaattgcacgacaatgggcctcaggatctcgtcacggtatctctgtgcattcaaattgccatcaataaaatgcaattgtgtttgatTTCTGTAGCTTGTGCCTGCCCATTCCATAACCCCACCacaaccatggggcactctgtttacaacgttgacatcagaaaactgctcgcccacactaCGCCATaaacatggtctgcggttgtgaggcccagttggacgtactgccaaattctctaaaacaatgttggaggtggcttatggtggagaaataacgtgacattctctggcaaccgctctggtggacattcctgcaggcagcatgccaattgcacgctccctcaacttgagacatctgtggcattgtgttgtgtgacaaaacggcacattttagagtggccttttattgtccccagggtgcacctgtgtaatgatcatgctgtttaatcagcttcttgatatgccacacctgtcaggtgaatggattatcttggcaaaggagaaattctcactaataGGAATGTAAACATTTGTGCACAacgttttagagaaataagctttttgtgcgtatggacaaTTTaggagatcttttatttcagctcatgaaacatgggctttacactttacatgttgcgtttatatttttgttcagcgtatgTTCACTCAACCTAAAATTAAAAGTTGAGTGAGCATACAATTCAACTTGAGAATGTATGTTTGTTCAGCTTTACTCCCAAATGAGATACAATTGTAAGTTGAATCAACTTTAATGTTATTTTTGGGAGGAAACTCAAAATCCTATGGCAGCTAGTTGCCTTACAATTGACCTTTGAAATCAAGTGTGAGCATAATAAGGTTTCCCAGCTGACTTCATAAATCTAATAACTGGCCTCTACATATTGTTTGTATATCCTCTCTAACAGTACCATGAGCTAAAACACAGTGTTTTGATATTCAGGGAAGCAATAATAACATTGTTGTCTCAGTTTACAACAAGGTTTGTAGTGCTAATTTCACCCCTTACATCCAGGATGTTCAGTATGCCCTTTCCTTTGTTCAGTGTGAGTGACTGGAGATATGAAACCTCGCCAGACTCCCGAAACCAGATCTGAAATCACACGATAGAGATTCCTTATCCGTCCATGGCATTCTTTATTCACATATTTGTCTGATTTGTCTCAATCAGCACTAGCTTAGCCAAGACTTCAGTTCAGACTCTTATGGGGTTTCCTTCTGAGCTGTGTGATGTCTTTTCAAGTAGAGATTGTCATCAGTTGGCCTTTTTCAGTAATGATTTCCTGTTTCTGGTCCAAATCAAGGTCAACTTCTAGGAAGTCCTGAagactgtctctgtcctgggCCTCCTTCCCCTCTCGCTGAGGTACAGGGTTCCCTGGCCCCACCTGCAGGGGTTCTGGGCAATTTTGAGGCCCCCTCTTGCTGCAGCAGGGCAAGCCTCTCTTGGCTGGTCGTACCAGTCCCAGAAACACAGCTCCCAAACCCATACCCACCGCACAGGAGTAGAAAGCTGAGCCGTAGTTCTGAGTCAGGTCCACCAGAACACCTGAGAGAATAAAAATGTTAAAAGTTAAACGAATTCATAAAAATGATGCACAAATTAATCAAGTTATTTAATTTGATGATAATGAAAATAAAACCAATATcattattgagagagagagaagaagagacatgcCATGACAGAGAGCTGTGAATAAATATGAGACCTGAATGCATCTCTTACCTCCTAGAGGTGGTCCGGCCAGCCCAGCGAAGCTCTGTATAAACACATAGACTCCCGCGGCCGACGCCATCCTCTCTATGCCCACCACATCTTTCTCTGCCAGCATGGGTATATGCGTTGATGACACAGTGCCCATAAAAAAACCATAGAACCCACAACATATCGCCAGGCCCCAGAACTCCCACACCAGGGTAAAGGCCACCAGCACCAGGCACAGCAGGATTACACATCCTAGCAGCACCAAGGGCTTCCTGCCTCTAAACAGTTTCCTGCCTAGCACCCAACCAATGGAGAGGCGACCAAAGATCTCTGCAACCGCCATGGCGGAGAGCATGTAGGTTGCACGGTCACGCTCCACGCCACGGCTCACGCTCAGCTCAATGATGTAGAGCTGAGGGGCAAAGAAACCCAATGTGGCGAAGAGGCCGAAGAGAGCATAGCAAATGAAGCTGCCTTCTCTCAGCACGGAGAAGTCAAGGAGTTTGGGCTTTTGGGCAGATACTGTCCGTGTCTGCTCCTCGtccttctccatctccttcttGCTTCCTAAGCACAGTTGTGAAGacacctccttctctcttctctcttttccctccttttctcccttctTCTCTTTCCCATTCAGAGGAATATCCATCCCTGCCTTGCTACCATCATCCAGGACCTGGTGATGGAGGGACTGGACCCCAGAGTCCTCAGACTCTCCAGAGCTCAGGGAGTAACAATGAGTCAGCTTGTTCTCCTGAGAGTAGGAACTCTGCGGTGTGTAATAGCTATCCTTAGTATATGAAATGTCCTTAGTGTACAGTCTCTCCTTAGTGTAGGACTCCTCCTGTGTGTTCAGAGCCTTCAGCTCTTGGTCAGCCAGtccacctgtctctgtctccgtggCTGGTCCAGGTCTGATGAAGATGGGTCTTAGCAAAACTCcacagatgatgatgatgccctGCAGAGCTCCGATCACCACCAGAGTATAACGCCAGCCGATACAGTCCCTCAGAGCAGAGAATGCTGAGGAGCAGATGGGGGAGAACAAAGAGAAGAGTGTTTGAAATACAAGACTATAGTGGTCAGGGTTTGCAATCCAACCTCAAAATAAATGCGGGTTAATTTTAAAAGAAAAAGCAATTGAGAAAAGTGAGATTAAGGTAATGGGAAGGTTGGTAAACTGAaacattgtattttttaaagagaAACTTTGCTAGTAAGCAGAGGCTTTTAGTCCCACTGTGACCTCTTACCTGGGGCGAGGGCGAACACAGAGAAGGACTCTCCCGTGGAGGCGACAGCTGTAACCAGGGAACGTCGCTTGGAGAAGTACTGAGACAGTAGGGTGACGGTGGGCAGGAAGGTCAGACAGTACCCCAGGCctgtggaggggagaggacacacatgcacacccactGGTGACAACGCTGGTGCCGCTGTGACAGTTATGATGGTCAATAtcctgtgtgtatttgtttgtctTACCTGCAACGAGTCCGATGGTGATGTACATCTCGTTGATGGAGTTGGTGAAGCCACTGGCAATGGTTCCTATGGAGATGAGGAGTCCACCAATCATAACAACTGGCCGGAACCCAAATCGGTTGGTCATTATAGAAGCAAGAGGagctgtgaggagagaggggataggtaTATCTTGTTAGCACTAAGATATGACACACTATAGAGCATCTGACCTTTTTCAGTTAATATCACCCTAAAAACATTATTATGAGATCAAGCATTCTGGCACAGTAACACAAGCCTTCACATTCAGCAGCTCTTCAGAACCAGAATTGCCCTGGACTAGGGTTTCTTAAACTATGGGTCTGGACCCAAAGTGGGCCATGGGCATGTGAGAGGTGGGTCACAAGTTATGAGAATACATCTATAATCATGCACTATGTCTTCTTAATTTGGAGAACCATTTGGCTCACGAGAGGACAGtcaatttctcatttgggtcttGATCTGAAAAAGCTTAAGAACCCCTGCCTTAGACcctcccatcccccatccccagtCTCACCAGTGAAGCTCATAGTGAAGACGCAGATGGAGATGATCCAAGAGACTCGGCTGTTGCTCTCCCCAAACTCCCCCATCAGGTCCTGGAGGAAGATACCCAAGCTCTTGATGACTCCGTAGGTGAACACTTCCACCAGGAAGAAGGAGACCGCCACCACCCAGCCCCAGCCACCATCTGGGGGAGCCGTGTAGACGTTAGGCCCCATGTAGCGCTTCACTCTGGACCCCCACACTGTCATAGTTGGAGCAGAAGATGCTGTAGGGAAGGGAAAACTTTTTGCTGTAGGGAATAGAGAACTTTTAGAAAAGGTAACAAGTAAACAACGCTTGTGATTGggaagaaaataaatacatagtTAATAATGTAAATGTTATTGGTATGGTATAAGGTTAATATATTAACattaacattgtgtgtgtgtgtgtgtgtgtgtgtgtgtgtgtgtatatataaggcTAGGATTAGCTTATTTATGAAGAGCAAATAATTTTTTTTGCAGTTTACATGTGACTTTCTGAGTCAGTCCCTCCCAACTGTAACGAACCCTCTGGTAACTGTGGGTATGTGTGAACGCGCATTGTTGGCGTGAACGTGCACGTTCTTCGAGTCTGCAATACCTCTGCAAGCAAGACGTCACTGTAAAGCGGTAATACAATTACTGTTACCTGTGGATTACATGGGAAAATTTCAATAAAAAGTATCCTTTATCAATTTCATATGTTAGGTACATAGTTGCAGCTTGCAAACTAATGTCGTTTTAGGTAATGTTATGATGAAAGTTGTTGCTGCTTACATCCGGAACAATGTAGCTTTTCAGGACACGTTGCTTGCTATATCAACGCAACTGTTACTTTGTATCAAGGATCCTAATCGGTCCTGCAGCGTAATTAGCACATCTTCAATTACGCAACAATAACCAcaattcacacacacataaacctgTTTCACTCACTGCCTTTTCATTGTCGTTCTACATATCTAGTTTGCCTTTTCTCAACGAATGAATGAGCAATGCCATCCCTTGATGTTAGTGGTGAATAGCCTATGGCATTGGTAACTCATCCATTCCAAAGGTCATTACCTATGCTGCACTTGTCTTCTCTGACTTGTCTGTCTTATAACCAAAAGTGTGTGTATAGATCTGTGGGTCGACCCACACCAATATTTAATGTGCCAACATGTTATCTCATTCAGccagaggtggccaaaggaaatACAAACAGCAGATAAAGTTAGGCCCTCTATAGACTTGACCTAAAGTACAACACCAATACTACTTTACTTGTCTTATCCCATGGCATCATGTTCTCTTACATTCTAGGGCCTTCTAGATATTTTGTATCTAACCGATTTGGCTATAAGCTGTAAGCTATAAGCTGCCCAAGTATTTTAATCAGTAATTAATGTTAGACCACAATTAAAATTATTATGACTAGGCTACAGAGGTGATTATTGGGCCTCTTGAAAAACCTGTATTTACAgtaggaaaatgggggagggtcatgctttttcaatttcagtcaaggggagggGTTAGTATTATTTAAATCTAGTCCAGGGGAAGGAAGGGTCATGTCATTAATTACATTTCAATATTTCAGAGTGTTTTATAATGAGTTGATTATTAGGCTACATATAGATGTGTGCCGGATTGCcgcccctcatctctgattctctaCTGGGCACTCAATAtcatattatttttagattttaaaaaattccacctttatttaaccaggtaggccagttgagaacaagttctcatttacaactgcgaactggctatttagtgtggtctcaatcaaatgatctataggctataggctaggaAGTGCATGCTCGAAGATGCACAGAACAAAGTTTAATTAGTAagatagctgctgggatggtgtaaataaaacAAGGCTGCATTACACACATCAATGGATATTCAAACCCTGAGTCTGGCCTGCTCTGCTGAGCAAAAACGGTTTTGTGTGCTGCTTAACCAATGGCTGCACTGTGTAATGCTACGTGGCAGTTTACGAGGAGAGTCAAAGGTTTCTTCTAAAATAATTTTTGATTAGGTCTAGTCCAAAAAATGTGCACGGACTAGCCTATAGTCCAGGGATAATCAACTACGGACTATCATCAACTGCGGACCGATTTTTTTTCTTGAGAGGATGGtcggggccagaacataattataaatcatttgtagactgcaaattgactgcaagaagccaaaacatatatacagttgaagttggaagtttacatagacttaggttggaggcattaaaactcgtttttcaaccactccacaaatttcttgtaaacaaactgtagttttggcaagtcagttaggacatctacttagtgcatgacacaagtcatttttccaacaattgtttacagacagattatttcacttataaatcactgtatcacaattccagtgggtcagaactttacaaTCACTAAGTtgaccagcttggaaaattccagaaaatgatgtcatggctttagaagcttctggtaggctaatttacataatttgagtcaattggaggtgtacctgtggatgtatttcaaggcccaccttcaaattcagtgcctctttgcttgacatcatggggaaatcagcaaagacctcagagaaaaatggtagacctccacaagtctggttcatccttgggagcaatttccaaacgcctgaaagtaccatgttcatctgtacaaaacaatagtacgcaagtataaacaccatgggaccacgcagccgtcataccgctcaggaaggatacgcgttctgtatcctagagatgaacatacttcaatcccagaacaacaggaaaggaccatgttaagatgctggaggaaacaggtgcaaaagtatctatatccgcagtaaaatgagtcctatatcgggAGGgtagaaaggccgctcagcaaggaagaagccactgctccaaaaccgccataaaaaagccagactacagtttgcaactgcacatggggacaaagatcatactttttggagaaatgtcctctggtctgatgaaacaaaaatagaactgtttggccataatgaccatcgttatgtttggaggaaaaagggggaggcttgcaagccgaagaacacgatcccaaccgtgaagcacgggggtggcagcatcatgttgtgggggtgctttgctgcaggagggactggtgcacttcacaaaatagatgaggaaggaaaattatgtggatatattgaagcaacatctcaagatattagtcaggaagttaaagcttggtcgcaaatgggtcttccaaatggacaatgaccccaagtatacttccaaagttgtggcaacatggcttaaggacagcaaagtcaaggtattagagtggccatcacaaagctctgacctcaatcctatagaaaatttgtgggcagaactgaaaaagcatgtgcgagcaaggaggcctacaaacctgactcagttacaccaactctgtcaggaggaatgggccaaaattcacccaacttattgtggaaagcttgtggaaggctacctgagacatttgacccaagttaaacaatttagaggcaatgctaccgaatgctaattgagtgtatgtaaacttctgacccagtgggaatgtgatgaaagaaatgactgttattctgacattttcacattcttaaaataaagtggtgttcctaacttacctaagacagggaatttttactaggattaaatgtcaggaattgtgaaaaacagagtttttaAATACATTGGAAATGTACAATTGTACACTGTCCGAATTGGACATGCTCTAATATACTGCAGAAATGCCCAATTGAATGGCTCGTTGAActcaggatggccgagcagtgatagacGTTCCTGAGTTtcaagtctttacgttaagaactgactgatttataGAGGGTTGAATGCAGTGTTTTTCACTAACTACAGGTTGTGAAATCAAAACCACTTTTAGGGTGAATTTAACCACTcccggttgctccaggaagcttagaatcaacacaggtaatcctcatagtggcctgatggattgtcattgATGACAGTTTGATTTGGCAATCATTACCCACGTAAACAACAGGTTGAATTTAGGGAAggaggcaatgtattcctatggggagagatgaCATTGAAAACTGTCAGAAGAAAACACCATGTTTTCACTGTTAATTGTTAATACTACATGGCCAATGTTATGTTTGcgcagatcgggaggaccttaggaacgttcctgtggttgaattgtgTTTCTAGCCTcaacggttctgccgctgtcacccaaaagcacctCAAATTTAGGTCAGGCttaattttgggcctactttttgcACGGTCACTGCAGTCAGACCGAGTGAGCTACGGTCAAGTGGGGcctctcgttgaactcggcatgGCCtagagactatggtgatgccatttgttTTCCTTTTTGTGATGATTTAAGCCTCCCCATTTGATGGTAAAGTTCACATTTACCCTTTAGGATATGAAGGGGACTATTCAAATCTTTTTATGTTTATCTATAGAGGTACAGGTGACCCTGAACACGtggcaaaatacattttgaaaatggCCTGCACTGAAGAAAAGTTAGAGCATAACCTGTAAACCCAAGGCTTCCTTCCAGGCCGACTTTCTGCAACGTCGCTGCGGTCAGGCTGAGCGAGCTACGGGCAAGTGGCGCATCTCCTTGAACCCGGCACGGCCTAGAGACTACGGTGATGCATTTTGCCAACACTTTTAGTGTTGATTTCAgtctgtccatttggtgatggttCATCACTGTTTAAACTTATTGGAAACAGACAAAAGTCAGCCATCAAGTCAGCGTCCATCAGTCAataagatatcattctgacaccaaactgatacataCTGAAACCAAACCCACTTTgtccaactcgtttagaagccaactatcacatacttcagagccTGCTCAAAATTCACAGTGCCTTCTGttaaaaccatttaaaaaaataatttaacacatagttacgttctagctgcgggttcAGTTCTGACAGAGCATAAATGCAatggaaaatttaaaaaaaggggcggatccttaagaggttatTAATGAGGGAtttaacatcaccaaatggacaggctgaaatcaacaccaatgAGCAGTGTGAACATGCTCTTCTGCAAGTTGACAGTGTCCATTGCCAATGTATATCCATAAGGACTTCCCATTACGAAATGGACATGCTGAATCAACATCAATGAGAAATTCTTACTTCCTATGATCAAACATGTCAACTAAACCTTCTAGGTTGATTCAGGGCTTAACATAGTGATATATATAATTTGGTCAGTATATatgccatttggacatttctGATGCCATTTGGACATGGTACACTGACTTTTTGGTTCGGAAGCCGACTTCCTATGATcatatattgcaaatggacaaaacataggcCTTATGGACAAACTCAATAAAATAAGACAAATGTGTGGCCGTACAGTTACTACATATGTATAATTGACCATAAAATATGTataattggcaaaaaaacaaacactttttaTGAGGTTTTAACATTTTCAAAAAATTGAGATTTTGAACATTTCACCCTTGGGACCTGACTTTGTGACCATTTCCCATATATCTATGGTGGAACGCGCTCACCCCCTATGGGAATTTTGGTTTATCACACTTGGCATTTGCAATGTTCCCGGTTGCAGTATGGTTTTGATGAACTGCCGTCCATTTGAGTGGTATTTGTAATTGTGTATATGGTTCTCCCAATGCCAATAAGTTGCCattcattttttttcatttcatggGGTTCTTACTAACAACGAGTGttttgtgttggagcctattccTTCCTATTTTAAGAAATAATAGGTGGGCCTTCATGTTTAGGCTATAGGCTGCTATATCCATAGATTTGTTCGTcaattcctccacccaccatAAAACTAAGACTCAAATTGAGGAGGTATGATGAGAGGATACCTTTTTATTACTGAAAATGGCAAATgattttgaagaatatcaaatgtATCCGATTCTATAAAGTGATCTATAACAGCACTTTGGTCTGCGATGCTTTATgttagaaacaagctgtaaaatacccaGGAAAGACGTGACTCCGATGCAAATGGGGCTCAATCATTGTTTCGTTTCGTTGACCTTCAGAGGCtgactttgcttgggaagtaatctaatcctttcactatcaattgattaagctattAACTTTCTGTACAGtagaagatgtttaaacccagacagcttttagggaaacacttgtgaccttctctcgttgggttaagccacggaagaagagtagccagcagttaaagcttacACTTTTCTGTGTCAGTGGTTCTACTCTGTCTGGGTTAGAAATgtaggcctaacttttgaaagtacaATGCTAAGATTCCTAATGACGTCTTGGATGTAATTATTTGCAAACGGACAGTTTCGTTGCAAACAAGACAGACTGATTTGGCATGGGAGAAATGTGATAAAattaacacattaacactatttctctgtccattcttaggCTGTAATTTGTGTGTTATAAAAAAAGATTCCTCTAATATGTCAAATTAATTAGAAAATGCTATTTTTTCTACATATGTTGATAGATTaatgcaatgcttttactataaaGGAGATCTTTGCATCCCTACTCATGTCCACGGCGGTCTGCGTACCCACAACCTCCTGACCCGCAGCCCTGTGCACTATCAAAATTCCACATTGCCATGTAGGCTACAGGACGAAGAACAGTTTCTCATATCTGAGGCTCTGCctggtctgtccaagaagtgCGGGTAAACGCTGTCCACTTTTGTGTTAATTATTAATTTAGCTGTAGGGGAGGgtcttcttatttttttaaactatattTTGCTGAAGAGAGGACCATCCATTTTCTACAGGTAAACCTTATTATAAATAACATTCACTTTCTAACTGAAAAATCTCACTAATTTGGAACTGTCCGAATAATTATTATAATCAGAACAGAACTTTAGGCTCCTAACCTTATTCCTCACCTTTAGTGGACCGAATAACCACCGGTGAAAGCAAATACCCCAGGTGGGCCTCTGCCATATTGCTGCGACTTCTCCAATATTTTGAAGAAttaaggagaggagagctgaggagaagaAAGCCCACGTCTTGAATTTAAAGGTAGCACGAGTTTGTGAAGGACAGCATTAAACTACCCATTGTATAGGTCTCATGCTGTTGGCAACGTGGATTGTAGATAACTGTAGGTTTACTCTTTGCCAGCTCACTTGTTGCTCCTTTTCAATCAATACTTCTCAGTCAGATACAGAATATTTACTTCAAGATAGTAAAATTAGTATTGCATAAATCTTACCTGTTTTTCAGTTTTAGAGATAAAAGATCTGTCTCTATCCCAAATGTTTTTCACATTGTGCTGTGTGGTAATCCTGTGTGCTGTTCAGTTTATGACCGGTGAAACCAG
This region of Oncorhynchus tshawytscha isolate Ot180627B linkage group LG25, Otsh_v2.0, whole genome shotgun sequence genomic DNA includes:
- the LOC112224468 gene encoding monocarboxylate transporter 7 isoform X2 — protein: MAEAHLGYLLSPVVIRSTKASSAPTMTVWGSRVKRYMGPNVYTAPPDGGWGWVVAVSFFLVEVFTYGVIKSLGIFLQDLMGEFGESNSRVSWIISICVFTMSFTAPLASIMTNRFGFRPVVMIGGLLISIGTIASGFTNSINEMYITIGLVAGLGYCLTFLPTVTLLSQYFSKRRSLVTAVASTGESFSVFALAPAFSALRDCIGWRYTLVVIGALQGIIIICGVLLRPIFIRPGPATETETGGLADQELKALNTQEESYTKERLYTKDISYTKDSYYTPQSSYSQENKLTHCYSLSSGESEDSGVQSLHHQVLDDGSKAGMDIPLNGKEKKGEKEGKERREKEVSSQLCLGSKKEMEKDEEQTRTVSAQKPKLLDFSVLREGSFICYALFGLFATLGFFAPQLYIIELSVSRGVERDRATYMLSAMAVAEIFGRLSIGWVLGRKLFRGRKPLVLLGCVILLCLVLVAFTLVWEFWGLAICCGFYGFFMGTVSSTHIPMLAEKDVVGIERMASAAGVYVFIQSFAGLAGPPLGGVLVDLTQNYGSAFYSCAVGMGLGAVFLGLVRPAKRGLPCCSKRGPQNCPEPLQVGPGNPVPQREGKEAQDRDSLQDFLEVDLDLDQKQEIITEKGQLMTIST
- the LOC112224468 gene encoding monocarboxylate transporter 7 isoform X1 encodes the protein MAEAHLGYLLSPVVIRSTKAKSFPFPTASSAPTMTVWGSRVKRYMGPNVYTAPPDGGWGWVVAVSFFLVEVFTYGVIKSLGIFLQDLMGEFGESNSRVSWIISICVFTMSFTAPLASIMTNRFGFRPVVMIGGLLISIGTIASGFTNSINEMYITIGLVAGLGYCLTFLPTVTLLSQYFSKRRSLVTAVASTGESFSVFALAPAFSALRDCIGWRYTLVVIGALQGIIIICGVLLRPIFIRPGPATETETGGLADQELKALNTQEESYTKERLYTKDISYTKDSYYTPQSSYSQENKLTHCYSLSSGESEDSGVQSLHHQVLDDGSKAGMDIPLNGKEKKGEKEGKERREKEVSSQLCLGSKKEMEKDEEQTRTVSAQKPKLLDFSVLREGSFICYALFGLFATLGFFAPQLYIIELSVSRGVERDRATYMLSAMAVAEIFGRLSIGWVLGRKLFRGRKPLVLLGCVILLCLVLVAFTLVWEFWGLAICCGFYGFFMGTVSSTHIPMLAEKDVVGIERMASAAGVYVFIQSFAGLAGPPLGGVLVDLTQNYGSAFYSCAVGMGLGAVFLGLVRPAKRGLPCCSKRGPQNCPEPLQVGPGNPVPQREGKEAQDRDSLQDFLEVDLDLDQKQEIITEKGQLMTIST
- the LOC112224468 gene encoding monocarboxylate transporter 7 isoform X3, whose amino-acid sequence is MTVWGSRVKRYMGPNVYTAPPDGGWGWVVAVSFFLVEVFTYGVIKSLGIFLQDLMGEFGESNSRVSWIISICVFTMSFTAPLASIMTNRFGFRPVVMIGGLLISIGTIASGFTNSINEMYITIGLVAGLGYCLTFLPTVTLLSQYFSKRRSLVTAVASTGESFSVFALAPAFSALRDCIGWRYTLVVIGALQGIIIICGVLLRPIFIRPGPATETETGGLADQELKALNTQEESYTKERLYTKDISYTKDSYYTPQSSYSQENKLTHCYSLSSGESEDSGVQSLHHQVLDDGSKAGMDIPLNGKEKKGEKEGKERREKEVSSQLCLGSKKEMEKDEEQTRTVSAQKPKLLDFSVLREGSFICYALFGLFATLGFFAPQLYIIELSVSRGVERDRATYMLSAMAVAEIFGRLSIGWVLGRKLFRGRKPLVLLGCVILLCLVLVAFTLVWEFWGLAICCGFYGFFMGTVSSTHIPMLAEKDVVGIERMASAAGVYVFIQSFAGLAGPPLGGVLVDLTQNYGSAFYSCAVGMGLGAVFLGLVRPAKRGLPCCSKRGPQNCPEPLQVGPGNPVPQREGKEAQDRDSLQDFLEVDLDLDQKQEIITEKGQLMTIST